A section of the Brassica napus cultivar Da-Ae unplaced genomic scaffold, Da-Ae ScsIHWf_2058;HRSCAF=2709, whole genome shotgun sequence genome encodes:
- the LOC125599908 gene encoding probable F-box protein At2g36090, protein MADSSSSTVTDLISTVHQDIIEAHILTRLDGPTLASLSCASTLLHKLASNELLWSKICRSTWPSTATISDEPRSFFSDVYSVLDTGGSVSDLDRPFPELISAVDLHYRGKLILSRVVKTETTTAWFLSSPLRIDLVDAKDTVETPIKRGRWTEDTCRDLEQDLTLSWIVIDPVGKRAANLSSHRPVSVQRNWLSGEVEAKFATVVGSVECVITVVTCGEEEMHVKEVSLKVEEMEGTSLNGKDSLVILRSVMEGKRGNGRRREAESKWRHEEFMEKKRELKEKKMRVEWVFDILTVVVGVLGFGTLVGFCLWSR, encoded by the coding sequence ATGGCGGACTCTTCCTCCTCCACCGTAACGGATTTAATCTCCACTGTCCATCAAGACATCATAGAGGCTCACATCCTCACGCGCCTCGACGGTCCAACCCTAGCCTCCCTCTCCTGCGCCTCCACACTCCTTCACAAGCTCGCGTCCAATGAACTCCTCTGGTCCAAAATCTGCCGGTCCACGTGGCCTTCCACCGCCACCATCTCCGATGAGCCCCGTTCTTTTTTCTCCGACGTGTATTCGGTTCTTGACACTGGTGGTTCAGTTTCTGATCTCGACCGTCCCTTTCCAGAGCTGATCTCCGCCGTGGATCTGCACTACAGAGGGAAGTTGATTCTCAGTAGAGTCGTGAAGACGGAGACGACTACGGCGTGGTTCCTTAGCTCGCCCTTGAGGATTGATCTTGTTGATGCGAAGGACACTGTGGAGACGCCGATCAAGCGAGGACGGTGGACGGAGGACACGTGTCGTGATCTAGAGCAGGATTTGACTTTGAGCTGGATCGTGATCGATCCGGTCGGAAAGCGTGCGGCGAATCTGTCGAGTCACCGACCGGTGTCCGTGCAGAGGAACTGGCTAAGCGGTGAAGTGGAGGCGAAATTCGCGACGGTGGTGGGATCGGTGGAGTGTGTGATCACGGTGGTCACGTGCGGAGAGGAGGAGATGCACGTGAAGGAGGTGAGCCTTAAGGTGGAGGAGATGGAGGGAACGAGTTTGAACGGGAAGGACAGTTTGGTCATTTTGAGGAGTGTAATGGAGGGTAAGAGGGGCAATGGAAGAAGGAGAGAAGCGGAATCGAAGTGGAGACACGAAGAGtttatggagaagaagagagagttgaaagagaagaagatgagggtAGAATGggtatttgatattttaactGTCGTTGTTGGGGTTCTAGGGTTTGGAACACTTGTTGGGTTTTGTCTTTGGTCTCGTTAA
- the LOC125599909 gene encoding casparian strip membrane protein 1-like isoform X2, which yields MAKESTTIEVGEPSTVTKSTSHVVVDEKKKKGFVAATAGGGYKRGLAIFDFLLRLAAIVTTITASSVMYTAEETLPFFTQFLQFQAGYDDFATFQFFVIAIAMVASYLVLSLPFSIVTIIRPLAAAPRLILLISDTVVVTLATSAAAAAAAIVYLAHNGNPNTNWLPICQQFGDFCQAVSSAVVASSIAVVFFIILIVISAIALKKH from the exons ATGGCGAAGGAGTCTACCACCATTGAGGTCGGCGAGCCCAGCACCGTGACCAAAAGTACAAGCCATGTCGTCGTggacgagaagaagaagaagggcttTGTGGCAGCCACCGCGGGAGGCGGTTACAAGAGAGGTTTGGCCATATTCGATTTCCTCCTACGTTTGGCGGCCATAGTAACAACGATCACGGCTTCTTCCGTCATGTACACCGCTGAGGAGACTCTTCCCTTCTTTACTCAGTTCTTACAGTTCCAAGCCGGCTACGATGACTTTGCCACATTTCA GTTTTTTGTGATAGCCATAGCCATGGTCGCCAGCTATCTCGTCCTTTCACTTCCTTTCTCCATTGTAACTATTATCCGTCCACTTGCAGCCGCACCCCGGTTGATCCTCCTCATCTCCGATACG GTGGTCGTGACGCTTGCCACATCAGCGGCGGCTGCGGCAGCTGCAATTGTCTACCTTGCACATAACGGCAACCCAAACACCAATTGGCTCCCCATTTGTCAGCAGTTTGGAGACTTCTGCCAAGCCGTGAGCAGCGCAGTTGTAGCCTCTTCTATCGCAGttgtcttcttcatcattctcaTAGTCATCTCAGCCATTGCCCTAAAAAAGCATTAA
- the LOC125599909 gene encoding casparian strip membrane protein 1-like isoform X1, giving the protein MAKESTTIEVGEPSTVTKSTSHVVVDEKKKKGFVAATAGGGYKRGLAIFDFLLRLAAIVTTITASSVMYTAEETLPFFTQFLQFQAGYDDFATFQFFVIAIAMVASYLVLSLPFSIVTIIRPLAAAPRLILLISDTVASLTKLFQILLQNYRFHRNSSSSYVMVKVVVTLATSAAAAAAAIVYLAHNGNPNTNWLPICQQFGDFCQAVSSAVVASSIAVVFFIILIVISAIALKKH; this is encoded by the exons ATGGCGAAGGAGTCTACCACCATTGAGGTCGGCGAGCCCAGCACCGTGACCAAAAGTACAAGCCATGTCGTCGTggacgagaagaagaagaagggcttTGTGGCAGCCACCGCGGGAGGCGGTTACAAGAGAGGTTTGGCCATATTCGATTTCCTCCTACGTTTGGCGGCCATAGTAACAACGATCACGGCTTCTTCCGTCATGTACACCGCTGAGGAGACTCTTCCCTTCTTTACTCAGTTCTTACAGTTCCAAGCCGGCTACGATGACTTTGCCACATTTCA GTTTTTTGTGATAGCCATAGCCATGGTCGCCAGCTATCTCGTCCTTTCACTTCCTTTCTCCATTGTAACTATTATCCGTCCACTTGCAGCCGCACCCCGGTTGATCCTCCTCATCTCCGATACGGTAGCTTCACTAACAAAACTATTCcaaattttattacaaaattatagATTTCATAGAAACTCATCCTCTTCTTATGTTATGGTGAAGGTGGTCGTGACGCTTGCCACATCAGCGGCGGCTGCGGCAGCTGCAATTGTCTACCTTGCACATAACGGCAACCCAAACACCAATTGGCTCCCCATTTGTCAGCAGTTTGGAGACTTCTGCCAAGCCGTGAGCAGCGCAGTTGTAGCCTCTTCTATCGCAGttgtcttcttcatcattctcaTAGTCATCTCAGCCATTGCCCTAAAAAAGCATTAA